GCCCGGCCAGCACGAAAGACAGCACACTGGCTTTCTCGTCTGCGGTGCCGACCAGGCGCACACCCGGGATGTCGGCCAGTCGCGGCGTCGCATACTCCAGCAGCGCGTGCTCGTAGGCGGCGATGCGCTCGATGCCCACCTTCTCGACGTAGCGCAGCGCCTCGCCCAGTCCGACCGCGTCGGCGATGTTGCCGGTGCCGGCCTCGAACTTGTTGGGAAGTCCCTGGTACAGCGAGCGTTCCAGCGTGACGTCGGCGATCATGTTGCCGCCACCCTGCCACGGCGGTGTCTCGGCCAGCGCCTCCTCGCTCCCGTAGAGCACGCCGATACCGGTCGGGCCGTAGATCTTGTGCCCGGAGAACACGAAGAAGTCGACACCGAGTTCGGCGACGTCAATCGGCAGATGGGGAATCGACTGCGCGCCGTCGATCAGCACCCGCGCGCCGTACCGGTGACCCAGCGCGACGATCTTCTCGACCGGCGTCACGGTGCCCAGAGCGTTCGAAACCTGAGTGGCGGCAACGAGTTTGGTCTTCGGTCCGAGCAAGTCTTCGAACTCCGACAGCAGCAGGTTGCCGGCGTCGTCCACCGGGGCCACCTTGAGGACGGCACCGGTCTGCTGCGAAACCAGTTGCCACGGAACGATGTTCGCGTGGTGCTCGAGACGGGTGATGACGATCTCGTCGCCGGGCTTGAGATGCTTGCCGCCCCAGGCATAGGCCACCAGGTTGATGGCCTCGGTGGTGCCGCGCACGAAGATGTTCTGCTCGGACTTCGGGGCACCGATGAACCGCCGCACCGTGTCACGGGCCTCTTCGTAGGCGTCGGTGGCCCGCGCGGCCAGTTCGTGCGCGGCGCGGTGGATGTTGGAGTTCTCGTGGGAATAGAAGTACGCCAACCGGTCGATCACCACTTGCGGCTTCTGAGTGGTGGCCGCGTTGTCGAACCAGATCAGCGGCTTGCCGTTGACCGTCTCCTTCAGGATCGGGAAGTCCGCTCGCACCGCGTTGACATCGAACACCTCGTGCTCGTCCGGAAGCTGCGGCACCGGCTCCGACAGCAGGAAGTGGTAGTTCGCCTCGTCGCCCGCCACCTCGGCGGCCGGCGCATCAGACCAGCCCAGGTGGGCGACCGACGGCGCGTCCCCCGGCCACCCTGGTGCCGACCCGCGCGGCGCGGGCGGGGCGGTGGGGGGCGCGCCGGCCAGCACCCCGGGGATCGTCGGGACGATGCCCGAGGACGGTACGGCGAAGACGCTGAAATCACCGGGCAGGAAAGGATCGGCCACCGACCCGGCGGTTTGTGCCGCCGATGGACCGGCCGTCGTGTCCGGCACGCTGCCGCGGGGAGCGACCGGCACCGTCTCCGGCAGCCCGGGTTCCGGACCGGGGGACGCAGGTGCGGGCAGATAGATGTCGGAGACGCCGATGAACGGCACGGGGTTCGGCAGCGCCTCGGACGTTCCGAAAGCCGTTGCCCCGGCGGAATTGGCCGCGGTGGTGTCCGGGACGTTCCCGCGGGGAGCCGGCGGTACCGACTGGGGCGGGCTGTCCGGTCCCGGCCTGATGCTGGCCGCGTACAGCTGACTGGCCAGCGCCGCGAGTTCAGCCGCGCTGACCGGTAGGTCGCTTTCGGCGTCTACCGAGCGGTACTCACTTGTACTCATGGAACTGGTCCACCGCGACGTCGTCGAGCACAGCGAGAGCATCGTCGGTGAGCACGGCCAGGGAGGTGTACAGCGTGACCAGGTATGTCGCGATGGCCGACTTATTGATGCCCGTGAAGCGCACCGACAGACCCGGCGCCTGCTCACCGACCAGGCCCGGCTGGAACAGGCCCACCACGCCCTGGCGCTCCTCACCGGTGCGCACCAGGATGATCTTGGTCTTGCCGTCCTCGACCGGCACCTTGTCCGATGGAATGATCGGAATGCCGCGCCAGGTGATGAACTGCGCGCCGAACAGGCTCACCACCACCGGGGGCACCCCGCGGTAAGTGGCCTCGCGGCCGAACGCGGCGACGCCCAACGGGTGGGTCAAGAAGAAGCTCGGCGTCTTCCACACCTTGGTGATCAAGGCGTCCAGATCATCCGGAGTCGGCGCGCCAACCAGTGTCTGAATGGTCTGCTCCGGGGTCGCCTGCGCCAGCAGCCCGTACTCGGGGCTGTTGACCAGTTCGAACTCCTGGCGCTCCTTGATGGTCTCGATGGTTAGCCGCAGCTGCTGGGCGATCTGGTCGTGCGGGCTGGAATACAGGTCGGAGACTCGGGTGTGAATGTCGAGCAGCGTGGAGATGGTCCGCAGCGTGTACTCGCGCGGACTGGTCTCGTAGTCGACATAGGTCTCGGGCAGTGGCTCGTCGATGCTGGCGCCGGCCTCGGCCTTAACGGCGACCTGGTCGGGGTTGATCACACGGTTGACCCGGTAGATGCCGGCCTCGACCGGGACCCAGCTCAGCAGATGCAACAGCCAGCGCGGCGTAATGGTGGAGAGCTGCGGAACGGTCTTCGTGGCGTTGGCGAGCTGGCGGGCCGCGAGGTCGCCCAGCGCTTGTGACTCGTTCTGCGACCCCTGAGCTGAAGTCATGGTCGTCCTTTCCCTGTGTGGTCGGACATGCGCCGGGTACCGGGCCTCCCAATCAGAGAGGCCATCATGCCGCAACGGTTGCGCGAATGCGCGCCGAGCCTACGCACGCAAGGGCGCACCCGCCAAGGGTTAAAACCGCGGCTGAGCCGAACCACGGGGATTGGCGCATGCTTTATAGTGGACGACATGCAACAGGCCGTCCAGCTGCGCTTTGTCCGCACGCGCTGTTCCGCCATGAACTGTTGTTGTTGTTGTTCCTGTTGATTCCTGACGAAATCTGACCGTCCAGAAATCACCGCGCTCCCGACGTAATTCGGTGTTGCCGCGCGCTATCTGCCTCCAGGAAGAGCAACCATCCATGACCGTTTTGTCCATTCCCACCCGTGCTCCGGCGCCGGTGGCGACCCGCAAGCGTCTACGGGTGCGGCCGGCCGCCGAGCCGCAGCGCATGACCCGGTACCGCGGCGGCACCTACTCACACACGGTCGACAAGATCGTCTTCACCGACGGCAGCACCGCCCGCACCGATCTGATCAGGCTCAATCCCAATCTGCAGGCGTACTCGCTGGACTTCGCCGGCATCGCGCCGCACCACCCGTCGCCGTATCAGGTGGGCACCTGGTCGGCGTTGCCGCATCTGCGCACCCGCGGCTGCGAAGCCGAGGTGGAATGGATCTTGCGGCACTCGTTCCCCATGCGTTCCACGGTCGAGCTGAGCCGGCGATTGCGCGAGGCCGGTTACCCGCTCGGAGCATCCAACATCAGCGAGCACGAAGCCATCGCGGGAACCCAGGCCGCGATCTGGCACTTCACCAACGGCCTGGCCCTGGACACCCGGCCCCTGCACGCCCCCATCGCGGTGCACCGCGAGCACGGGGTTCTCACCTTCGAATTCCAGGGGCAACCGCAGCTCGGCGGCTTTTCGTTGTGGTCCTCGTCAGAAGTCCCGTTCAGCG
This genomic stretch from Mycobacterium paragordonae harbors:
- a CDS encoding family 2A encapsulin nanocompartment cargo protein cysteine desulfurase; translation: MSTSEYRSVDAESDLPVSAAELAALASQLYAASIRPGPDSPPQSVPPAPRGNVPDTTAANSAGATAFGTSEALPNPVPFIGVSDIYLPAPASPGPEPGLPETVPVAPRGSVPDTTAGPSAAQTAGSVADPFLPGDFSVFAVPSSGIVPTIPGVLAGAPPTAPPAPRGSAPGWPGDAPSVAHLGWSDAPAAEVAGDEANYHFLLSEPVPQLPDEHEVFDVNAVRADFPILKETVNGKPLIWFDNAATTQKPQVVIDRLAYFYSHENSNIHRAAHELAARATDAYEEARDTVRRFIGAPKSEQNIFVRGTTEAINLVAYAWGGKHLKPGDEIVITRLEHHANIVPWQLVSQQTGAVLKVAPVDDAGNLLLSEFEDLLGPKTKLVAATQVSNALGTVTPVEKIVALGHRYGARVLIDGAQSIPHLPIDVAELGVDFFVFSGHKIYGPTGIGVLYGSEEALAETPPWQGGGNMIADVTLERSLYQGLPNKFEAGTGNIADAVGLGEALRYVEKVGIERIAAYEHALLEYATPRLADIPGVRLVGTADEKASVLSFVLAGHEPLEVGKALNAEGIAVRAGHHCAQPILRRYGLEATVRPSFAFYNTYEEIDVFLRAVRRIAEGGANIG
- a CDS encoding family 2A encapsulin nanocompartment shell protein — translated: MTSAQGSQNESQALGDLAARQLANATKTVPQLSTITPRWLLHLLSWVPVEAGIYRVNRVINPDQVAVKAEAGASIDEPLPETYVDYETSPREYTLRTISTLLDIHTRVSDLYSSPHDQIAQQLRLTIETIKERQEFELVNSPEYGLLAQATPEQTIQTLVGAPTPDDLDALITKVWKTPSFFLTHPLGVAAFGREATYRGVPPVVVSLFGAQFITWRGIPIIPSDKVPVEDGKTKIILVRTGEERQGVVGLFQPGLVGEQAPGLSVRFTGINKSAIATYLVTLYTSLAVLTDDALAVLDDVAVDQFHEYK